GTTGTACATGCACAGCCAGCAAAGGGTCCAAGACTATGCTCCTAATAAATATGAATGAGGACCCCAGTTCATAAGCATCCGGGTGTCATAATATTAAGCTTAACAAAATAATGTGTAGTCTTTAAGTGTGATATTTTATTCATCACGTATCAAGGTAAAATTTTAAACACAGTGCTCGGCAACCTCCACTACTTTATGACTTTCTGATGCTAGACAACATATGAGAATTAAGaatgttaataataatatagtaataacTAGCACCCAGAAGCAGAAAAACAACAAAAGACCCCCCTAACAGGGGCATTTCAAAACAAGCGAAAGGCCCAATTAACCAATGTAATTCCACATTCTTAGTGGTCTCAAATCCTTGATGCGACAATGATATCTCAAATAGTAGtttttacatttaatatattgCGATTGTGATTTGAGGGTATTTCAGTTTTGATTCatacaaatttagaaaaattaaatataatattttacttAAAATCACACATTTAAATTTTCATTGTCCGaaaataaatacatacatataataCTTCCATTATAGGAGTGAGAAAAATACAACCGCACCCTCAAATTTGAATCCACTGGATGATAGAAATTTTGTTCCCACTGTGAGAAGATCGCCAAAGACAGAGAGCTTGATACCTTGCGTCCGAAACACTCAAGAAATAGAAATGCTTCCTTACAGCAATGACACAGAATAAAGGGGGAAAAAGGCAGAGCCAAGTGGATGAAGAAATCCCTCTACCGTaacacaaaagtcatcaaattTGAGAATTTCAATCAAATGGTGACAACTGTGAAAGTAGACATCTAAGTAAACCGAATTCCCTAAACTACTACaaaacaaacaagagaaacttacCATGGCGGCAAGCCTCTGGCAACACTACTGCCACAAACCAAACCCAATTCATGAAAGGGATATTGAGGCATATCCAAGCACAAAAACATCATGAAATCCCAAAATATAACCTGAAGCCATAAGCCAAAATCCCAACAATTTTGAACTATTCCTCTTGAATTTCCTCCTCATCTTCATAAAACTCTTCCTCATCAGCAGTTGCATCTTGGTACTGCTGGTACTCGGACACCAGGTCATTCATGTTGCTTTCTGCCTCTGTAAACTCCATCTCGTCCATCCCTTCTCCTGTGTACCAGTGCAAGAAAGCCTTCCTGCGGAACATTGCTGTGAACTGCTCGCTCACCCTTCGGAACATTTCCTGAATTGAGGTAGAGTTGCCAATGAATGTCGAGGCCATTTTCAGGCCAGTAGGAGGGATGTCACACACAGTGGACTTTACATTGTTGGGTATCCACTCTACAAAGTAGGACGAATTCTTGTTTTGTACATTAATCATCTGTTCATCCACTTCCTTTGTGCTCATCTTGCCCCGGAACATTGCTGATGCAGTCAAATATCGACCGTGGCGAGGATCAGCTGCACACATCATGTTCTTAGCATCCCACATCTGCTGGGTAAGCTCGGGAACTGTAAGGGCACGGTATTGCTGTGATCCTCGAGACGTGAGTGGTGCAAACCCAACCATGAAGAAGTGCAACCGAGGGAAAGGAATGAGGTTAACAGCAAGTTTGCGAAGATCTGAGTTGAGTTGACCAGGGAAGCGAAGGCAGCATGTTACCCCACTCATAGTAGCAGAAATCAAATGATTCAGATCTCCAACTGTTCCAAAAAAAGAACTGTCAGTTAATCTCAGTTGAACTTCGCTTAATCAATATTATTTTTAGAACTCTCTTAAAACTCTACTACCAATGGTCCTATAATCCAAATCCTTAAGGCAGCACTCCAGATTCTAACTAAAGAACCCAATAACATCGGTTTAATTGGGAATTTATGAGTATGACATAACTGTTGAACAATGCCAAGCATGTAGAAAATTTGGCACTCATTTGACCAAAGGATGATATTTCCCATGATGAAAAGGGAAACTTTAGTGCTTAACATCAAGACCAACTTCTCTCGAATCATCATACACGTTCCCTTATTTCTTGGGAATGCTGGAACAAAGGCAAATAGGCCCACATTGCTGTAGTGGCAATATAAGCCCTCATGATCATTGCAATGGAAGAAGTACATATGGGTAGGGGGGGGTTAGAGGTTAATTTATCCCTTCTCGTTCAACTTAAAACGTAAAACAACCATTCAGAGCATTTTCCAAAAGAGCAAGCTTAAAAAAACTTCCAATTAGCACAGAATGCCCCTTAAAAAGTAACCAAACTACTTCCCACCGCTCAGTAAAGGCCTCATCACTACAAGCTCACTTGGTTTGGTACGTACAAAAGCACTACTTTATCTGTT
The Malania oleifera isolate guangnan ecotype guangnan chromosome 13, ASM2987363v1, whole genome shotgun sequence DNA segment above includes these coding regions:
- the LOC131146621 gene encoding tubulin beta-8 chain, which produces MREILHIQGGQCGNQIGAKFWEVVCTEHGIDSTGRYHGDTDLQLERVNVYYNEASCGRFVPRAVLMDLEPGTMDSVRSGPYGQIFRPDNFVFGQSGAGNNWAKGHYTEGAELIDSVLDVVRKEAENCDCLQGFQVCHSLGGGTGSGMGTLLISKIREEYPDRMMLTFSVFPSPKVSDTVVEPYNATLSVHQLVENADECMVLDNEALYDICFRTLKLTTPSFGDLNHLISATMSGVTCCLRFPGQLNSDLRKLAVNLIPFPRLHFFMVGFAPLTSRGSQQYRALTVPELTQQMWDAKNMMCAADPRHGRYLTASAMFRGKMSTKEVDEQMINVQNKNSSYFVEWIPNNVKSTVCDIPPTGLKMASTFIGNSTSIQEMFRRVSEQFTAMFRRKAFLHWYTGEGMDEMEFTEAESNMNDLVSEYQQYQDATADEEEFYEDEEEIQEE